Proteins encoded together in one Anoxybacillus flavithermus window:
- a CDS encoding DUF1640 domain-containing protein, with the protein MESQVLQAVKELLYEVREMRGEIENLKQEMQSFKQEMRAEMESFKQEMRAEMESFKQEMRAEMESFKQEIREEVKELHVRIGKLETKVDKLHDKFELHAQKQWQTEADVYRLKKLIGIE; encoded by the coding sequence GTGGAAAGCCAAGTGTTACAAGCAGTGAAAGAATTGCTTTATGAAGTACGTGAAATGCGTGGGGAAATAGAAAACTTGAAACAAGAGATGCAAAGCTTTAAGCAAGAAATGCGCGCAGAGATGGAAAGCTTCAAGCAAGAAATGCGCGCAGAGATGGAAAGCTTCAAGCAAGAAATGCGCGCAGAAATGGAAAGCTTTAAGCAAGAAATACGCGAAGAAGTAAAAGAACTGCATGTGCGCATCGGAAAGTTAGAAACAAAAGTGGACAAGCTGCATGACAAATTTGAACTGCACGCACAAAAGCAATGGCAAACGGAAGCAGATGTATATCGTTTAAAAAAATTAATCGGCATTGAATAA